In Sparus aurata chromosome 2, fSpaAur1.1, whole genome shotgun sequence, a single genomic region encodes these proteins:
- the scn3b gene encoding sodium channel regulatory subunit beta-3 isoform X2, translating to MSRRRQFGDFQSHLRARPPRRGAVRGPEVISAPPPVSLLTQLQGSLQQVRRTRSTSRPEKEPNMITHTRVHLQTLVLLFFAVHLSQPVCVEVPSATEAVLGKPMMLTCIACLRREEIKPKTTVQWFFMPNTDDITEEKTAIYKYEGESPVELDGPFKGRLTWKGSQDLQDVSIEIKNVTFNDSGVYECIVLREFEFDFFTPSVSVSKDIKLRVKEKASTDTTALYSEIMMYVLLVFLTFWLLVEMVYCYRKISKSDEQTQDTAY from the exons ATGAGCAG AAGAAGACAGTTTGGGGATTTTCAGTCGCACCTGCGCGCTCGTCCGCCGAGGAGAGGCGCTGTCCGTGGTCCTGAAGTCATCTCGGCACCTCCTCCTGTCTCACTCCTGACACAACTTCAAGGGTCACTCCAGCAAGTCAGAAGGACACGGTCCACCAGCAGACCCGAGAAAGAGCCTAATATGATAACTCACACCAGAGTTCATCTGCAAACTTTggtacttttgttttttgcag TCCACCTGAGCCAGCCAGTATGTGTGGAAGTCCCGTCGGCTACAGAAGCGGTCCTGGGGAAACCCATGATGCTGACCTGCATCGCCTGtttgaggagggaggagatcaAACCCAAGACGACTGTGCAGTGGTTCTTCATGCCAAACACAGACGACATCACAGAGGAAAAGACTGCT ATATACAAGTACGAGGGTGAATCCCCGGTTGAGTTGGACGGACCATTTAAGGGCCGTCTGACCTGGAAAGGGAGCCAGGACCTGCAAGACGTCTCCATCGAAATCAAAAATGTCACCTTCAACGACAGTGGCGTCTACGAGTGCATCGTACTTCGAGAGTTTGAGTTTGACTTCTTCACTCCGTCAGTCTCCGTCTCCAAGGACATCAAGCTGAGGGTGAAAGAGAAAG CCAGCACAGACACCACGGCGCTCTACTCTGAGATCATGATGTATGTGCTGCTGGTGTTCTTGACCTTCTGGCTGCTGGTAGAGATGGTCTATTGCTACAGGAAGATCTCCAAGTCTGATGAGCAGACGCAGGACACAGC gtaTTAA
- the scn3b gene encoding sodium channel regulatory subunit beta-3 isoform X1, translating to MSRRRQFGDFQSHLRARPPRRGAVRGPEVISAPPPVSLLTQLQGSLQQVRRTRSTSRPEKEPNMITHTRVHLQTLVLLFFAVHLSQPVCVEVPSATEAVLGKPMMLTCIACLRREEIKPKTTVQWFFMPNTDDITEEKTAIYKYEGESPVELDGPFKGRLTWKGSQDLQDVSIEIKNVTFNDSGVYECIVLREFEFDFFTPSVSVSKDIKLRVKEKASTDTTALYSEIMMYVLLVFLTFWLLVEMVYCYRKISKSDEQTQDTATNYLAIPSERKPPPAAPVTE from the exons ATGAGCAG AAGAAGACAGTTTGGGGATTTTCAGTCGCACCTGCGCGCTCGTCCGCCGAGGAGAGGCGCTGTCCGTGGTCCTGAAGTCATCTCGGCACCTCCTCCTGTCTCACTCCTGACACAACTTCAAGGGTCACTCCAGCAAGTCAGAAGGACACGGTCCACCAGCAGACCCGAGAAAGAGCCTAATATGATAACTCACACCAGAGTTCATCTGCAAACTTTggtacttttgttttttgcag TCCACCTGAGCCAGCCAGTATGTGTGGAAGTCCCGTCGGCTACAGAAGCGGTCCTGGGGAAACCCATGATGCTGACCTGCATCGCCTGtttgaggagggaggagatcaAACCCAAGACGACTGTGCAGTGGTTCTTCATGCCAAACACAGACGACATCACAGAGGAAAAGACTGCT ATATACAAGTACGAGGGTGAATCCCCGGTTGAGTTGGACGGACCATTTAAGGGCCGTCTGACCTGGAAAGGGAGCCAGGACCTGCAAGACGTCTCCATCGAAATCAAAAATGTCACCTTCAACGACAGTGGCGTCTACGAGTGCATCGTACTTCGAGAGTTTGAGTTTGACTTCTTCACTCCGTCAGTCTCCGTCTCCAAGGACATCAAGCTGAGGGTGAAAGAGAAAG CCAGCACAGACACCACGGCGCTCTACTCTGAGATCATGATGTATGTGCTGCTGGTGTTCTTGACCTTCTGGCTGCTGGTAGAGATGGTCTATTGCTACAGGAAGATCTCCAAGTCTGATGAGCAGACGCAGGACACAGC GACAAACTACCTAGCCATTCCCTCTGAGCGGAAACCCCCTCCAGCCGCTCCTGTTACCGAATAA
- the scn3b gene encoding sodium channel regulatory subunit beta-3 isoform X3 produces MSRRRQFGDFQSHLRARPPRRGAVRGPEVISAPPPVSLLTQLQGSLQQVRRTRSTSRPEKEPNMITHTRVHLQTLVLLFFAVHLSQPVCVEVPSATEAVLGKPMMLTCIACLRREEIKPKTTVQWFFMPNTDDITEEKTAIYKYEGESPVELDGPFKGRLTWKGSQDLQDVSIEIKNVTFNDSGVYECIVLREFEFDFFTPSVSVSKDIKLRVKEKVKGLIQTNYFAI; encoded by the exons ATGAGCAG AAGAAGACAGTTTGGGGATTTTCAGTCGCACCTGCGCGCTCGTCCGCCGAGGAGAGGCGCTGTCCGTGGTCCTGAAGTCATCTCGGCACCTCCTCCTGTCTCACTCCTGACACAACTTCAAGGGTCACTCCAGCAAGTCAGAAGGACACGGTCCACCAGCAGACCCGAGAAAGAGCCTAATATGATAACTCACACCAGAGTTCATCTGCAAACTTTggtacttttgttttttgcag TCCACCTGAGCCAGCCAGTATGTGTGGAAGTCCCGTCGGCTACAGAAGCGGTCCTGGGGAAACCCATGATGCTGACCTGCATCGCCTGtttgaggagggaggagatcaAACCCAAGACGACTGTGCAGTGGTTCTTCATGCCAAACACAGACGACATCACAGAGGAAAAGACTGCT ATATACAAGTACGAGGGTGAATCCCCGGTTGAGTTGGACGGACCATTTAAGGGCCGTCTGACCTGGAAAGGGAGCCAGGACCTGCAAGACGTCTCCATCGAAATCAAAAATGTCACCTTCAACGACAGTGGCGTCTACGAGTGCATCGTACTTCGAGAGTTTGAGTTTGACTTCTTCACTCCGTCAGTCTCCGTCTCCAAGGACATCAAGCTGAGGGTGAAAGAGAAAG TGAAGGGGTTAATTCAAACCAACTACTTTGCTATCTAA